The window TGGGGCTATCGCCTACCGTCGTTATCCGTTGATGTTAATTTGGCTACTACGTAATGTCGCGCTCATGGCAGGCTACAGTATCCCGGCCCTATCACTTCCGCTTATCCAAACCGGCGCGCTGATGCACGATGCCTTACCGCGTTTGATGCGTACTTATGCTTATATTCTAGCGGTATCTGAGCACCCACAGCTTGACGGCAGCGCCTATCATCAACGCCAACCCATCTCTCAAGTATTAGAGATCGGCTCTGAAGGCTGGCGGCAGTCTATCAAAGTCCGCCAAGTTCATACACTGGTGCGCAAAAACTTACTAAAAGGCAAACTATCTGCGGCAAATGGTGTCATAGCGCCTACCGATCAACATCATAATCCGGATGGCAGCTGGAACACCGCCTATTGGGGTCTCCCCATTAACCAGACCGACATGATCGCCACTCATTTACAGTTTTCATTACTGATTATGCGCGGGCTACGACTGCTCGGCGCGCGTATTAGTAGCGAGGAAGCTGAAGGCATCCTGCATCTATGGAATCTTGCCAGCTATTGGATGGGGGTTGATTTACAGCGCTTACCTAAAGATGAAACCGCCTGTTGGGAGTGGCTTTATACTTACTTATCTATCCAGCAACTCGATTTTAGGATGGGGCGACCACTAGCAAAAGCCTTACATGACTTACCGCGCCAACTGATGGGTGAGGACAATCGTCGTGGACGCTTTGTAGAGATGGTCAATGCCAGCGTCACACGCACCTTAGTTGGCGATGATATTGGTGATGGTTTAGAACTGCCTAAGTCAAAAATACGCTTTGGGGTATTGTCTTCAGTACCTATCTTGTTTGCGCTAGATACGGCGCGCCAGCATAATAGTGCCGTTGCCGATAAGCTGGAAGCCTTCCGTGCTAAGCGCCAAGATAATATGAACTGGTGGCTTAAGAAAAATGATGACTATTATAAATAGCGTCTGTGAATAAGCCCAATTAACAATAAGTATGGCTGGTGATAAGTC of the Psychrobacter sp. LV10R520-6 genome contains:
- a CDS encoding oxygenase MpaB family protein; its protein translation is MNKKTSNVSDSSDSPLIASSYQRHGRTTDINDHSDLQVLRRIKRYLLPKDFTISPTLLAEMVEGYDIGDPLADALATDSLRFAKPLQNAIIDDEVDSDLANNPSFIALTEQFGSHPDWFDPKLAQIGAIAYRRYPLMLIWLLRNVALMAGYSIPALSLPLIQTGALMHDALPRLMRTYAYILAVSEHPQLDGSAYHQRQPISQVLEIGSEGWRQSIKVRQVHTLVRKNLLKGKLSAANGVIAPTDQHHNPDGSWNTAYWGLPINQTDMIATHLQFSLLIMRGLRLLGARISSEEAEGILHLWNLASYWMGVDLQRLPKDETACWEWLYTYLSIQQLDFRMGRPLAKALHDLPRQLMGEDNRRGRFVEMVNASVTRTLVGDDIGDGLELPKSKIRFGVLSSVPILFALDTARQHNSAVADKLEAFRAKRQDNMNWWLKKNDDYYK